Proteins from a single region of Stigmatella erecta:
- a CDS encoding suppressor of fused domain protein, which translates to MGRLDEEAIIPIVVGGAWPAQRQVWRIIHRPGGRTLLVTDGLSDYFADRAEPSVGFGLELALETDEPLQEAEQSWPLLLLERVGDEIAEHERVREKVKPGFLSMEVSGQGMPEPLVTREGRVGVLLGMESSPLPRDFSMPAGEVRLVTVKALLPTELTYLLAHGKTGRDELLRRFGQEGHGHLSRVWRNPVM; encoded by the coding sequence TTGGGTCGGCTGGACGAGGAGGCTATCATCCCCATCGTCGTAGGCGGGGCGTGGCCGGCCCAGCGGCAGGTCTGGCGCATCATCCACCGGCCGGGTGGGAGAACCCTGCTGGTGACGGACGGGCTCTCGGACTACTTCGCGGACCGCGCGGAGCCGTCTGTGGGCTTCGGCCTGGAGTTGGCCCTGGAAACGGACGAGCCCCTCCAGGAGGCCGAGCAGAGCTGGCCCCTGTTGCTCCTGGAGCGGGTAGGAGACGAGATAGCGGAGCACGAGCGGGTGCGCGAGAAGGTGAAGCCGGGCTTCCTGTCCATGGAGGTCTCCGGCCAGGGCATGCCCGAGCCGCTCGTCACGCGGGAGGGCAGGGTGGGCGTGCTGCTGGGCATGGAGTCGAGCCCGCTTCCCCGGGACTTCTCCATGCCGGCCGGAGAGGTGCGGCTCGTCACCGTCAAGGCACTGCTGCCGACAGAGCTGACGTACCTCCTGGCACACGGGAAGACGGGCCGGGACGAACTGCTGCGGCGCTTTGGCCAGGAGGGACACGGGCACCTGTCCCGTGTCTGGCGGAACCCGGTGATGTAG
- a CDS encoding tetratricopeptide repeat protein translates to MSQLEQLGKRLLETGGSEVERALHEAPRRVSEPAELRKLAESFYAEPEVSVPTFERLLEMTPEDLAARVELGFVYFLMGEDGGANRQLESARALDPEHVQVLTLEAALARDPAEKIRLYRRILQKDHQNEVARGKLQELNASS, encoded by the coding sequence ATGAGTCAGCTTGAACAGCTGGGAAAGCGACTGCTGGAGACGGGCGGCTCAGAGGTGGAGCGGGCTCTGCACGAGGCGCCCCGCCGTGTTTCTGAGCCAGCGGAACTCCGGAAGCTGGCGGAGAGCTTCTACGCGGAGCCTGAAGTGTCGGTACCCACGTTTGAAAGGCTCCTTGAGATGACCCCTGAGGACCTTGCTGCGCGCGTGGAACTCGGCTTCGTCTACTTCCTCATGGGCGAGGACGGAGGGGCGAACCGACAGCTTGAGAGTGCTCGGGCGTTGGACCCGGAGCACGTACAGGTACTCACTCTCGAAGCTGCCCTCGCGCGTGACCCCGCAGAGAAGATCCGACTCTACCGCCGCATCCTCCAGAAGGATCATCAGAACGAGGTCGCTCGCGGCAAGCTCCAGGAGCTAAACGCGAGTTCGTGA
- a CDS encoding integration host factor subunit alpha has translation MTKADIIEGVYEKVGFSKKESAEIVELVFDTLKETLERGDKIKISGFGNFQVRQKKARVGRNPQTGKEIEISARRVLTFRPSQVLKSALNGEAPPENHAEIDAREEENDENEDFDSEDMDSEDMDGEGAEGGKY, from the coding sequence ATGACGAAGGCGGACATCATCGAGGGCGTCTACGAGAAGGTCGGCTTCTCCAAGAAGGAGTCGGCGGAGATCGTCGAGCTCGTCTTCGACACCCTGAAGGAAACGCTGGAGCGCGGGGACAAGATCAAGATCTCCGGGTTTGGCAACTTCCAGGTGCGCCAGAAGAAGGCGCGCGTGGGCCGCAACCCGCAGACGGGCAAGGAGATCGAGATCTCGGCCCGCCGGGTGCTGACCTTCCGGCCGAGCCAGGTCCTCAAGAGCGCCCTCAATGGCGAGGCCCCTCCGGAGAACCACGCGGAGATCGACGCTCGGGAAGAGGAGAACGACGAGAACGAGGACTTTGACTCGGAGGACATGGATTCCGAGGACATGGACGGCGAAGGGGCCGAGGGCGGGAAGTACTAG
- the pheT gene encoding phenylalanine--tRNA ligase subunit beta, which translates to MKISVKWLGDYVALPAADVLARKLTAAGLEIEGLERPGEALQGVVVAQIRESVQHPNADKLSVTQVDAGGPQLLQVVCGAKNFKVGDKVPLATVGTKLPNGVEIKQAALRGVDSHGMLCSSKELGLSEESSGLLILPAELKSGTPIAAALGLDDVVLEVNVTPNRPDALSHLGVAREVGVVTGVAFRPPEPKPAESGRAAAEQVKVRIEDPVRCPRYAARVVENVTIQPSPPWMQDRLKACGVRAINNVVDVTNYVNLEYGQPLHAFDLDKVAGQEIVVRCARPGEKLRTLDGKERTLEADDLAICDRDRAQAIAGVMGGADSEVTAGTKRIVLESANFQASSVRRSSKRHGLHTEASHRFERGADLDAVGPAIDRAAQLIAELSGGTVAPGRVDMYPGQKPARRVMLRFARVEKVLGTVVPEGECRRILAALGFQSVEEGTGQATFEVPRARVDVEREEDLLEEIARVFGYDNIPARLPRGVAELAPEPPQAEAERRLRQALSGAGLNEVVNYSFVAPRNLEVLGGKEAPVALINPLSVEQSVMRTSLLPGLLENLSRSVRHQVERVAIHETGRAYFRDPEGGQGQRPATREVPRVAGLVWGLRSGRSWTQKDARMDFYDAKGAVEAVLHGLRVVGARFEPAEAPAWHPRACAQVVLADGTVLGHVGELHPRVTRALELPQGVFAFELDTAPLYAAAQLEPAYHALPRFPAVLRDLAVVVPAELRNDEVRRVILEVGGALVEDALIFDVYTGKPIPEGKKNLAYAIRYRSQERTLTDGEVGEAHQRIIAEVNQRLGGALRA; encoded by the coding sequence GTGAAGATTTCGGTGAAGTGGCTCGGCGATTACGTGGCGCTGCCTGCGGCGGATGTGCTGGCGCGCAAGCTGACCGCGGCGGGGCTGGAGATCGAAGGGCTGGAGCGGCCGGGTGAGGCCCTCCAGGGTGTGGTGGTGGCGCAGATCCGCGAGTCCGTGCAGCACCCCAACGCGGACAAGCTGTCGGTGACCCAGGTGGATGCCGGGGGCCCGCAGCTGCTGCAGGTGGTGTGCGGCGCGAAGAACTTCAAGGTGGGCGACAAGGTGCCCCTGGCCACGGTGGGCACCAAGCTCCCCAACGGCGTGGAGATCAAGCAGGCCGCGCTCCGGGGCGTGGACAGCCACGGCATGCTCTGCTCGTCGAAGGAGCTGGGGCTCTCCGAGGAGTCCTCCGGGTTGCTCATCCTCCCGGCGGAGCTGAAGTCCGGGACGCCCATCGCCGCCGCGCTGGGGCTGGACGACGTGGTGCTGGAGGTGAACGTCACCCCGAACCGGCCCGATGCGCTCTCGCACCTGGGCGTGGCGCGCGAGGTGGGCGTGGTGACGGGCGTGGCGTTCCGTCCGCCGGAGCCGAAGCCCGCCGAGTCGGGCCGGGCCGCGGCGGAGCAGGTGAAGGTGCGCATCGAGGATCCGGTGCGCTGCCCGCGCTATGCCGCGCGGGTGGTCGAGAACGTCACCATTCAGCCCTCGCCCCCGTGGATGCAGGACCGGCTGAAGGCCTGTGGCGTGCGGGCCATCAACAACGTGGTGGACGTGACCAACTACGTCAACCTCGAGTACGGCCAGCCGCTGCACGCGTTCGATCTCGACAAGGTGGCCGGACAGGAGATCGTCGTGCGCTGTGCCCGCCCGGGCGAGAAGCTCCGCACGCTGGATGGCAAGGAGCGCACGCTCGAGGCGGACGACCTGGCCATCTGCGACCGGGACCGGGCACAGGCCATCGCCGGGGTGATGGGCGGCGCGGACAGCGAGGTGACGGCGGGCACGAAGCGCATCGTGCTGGAGTCCGCGAACTTCCAGGCCTCCAGCGTGCGCCGCTCGTCCAAGCGCCATGGGCTGCACACCGAGGCGTCGCATCGCTTCGAGCGTGGGGCGGACCTCGATGCCGTGGGCCCCGCCATTGACCGGGCCGCGCAGCTCATCGCGGAGCTGTCTGGCGGCACCGTGGCCCCGGGCCGCGTGGACATGTACCCCGGCCAGAAGCCCGCCCGGCGCGTGATGCTGCGCTTCGCCCGGGTGGAGAAGGTGCTGGGCACGGTGGTTCCGGAGGGCGAGTGCCGCCGGATCCTCGCCGCGCTGGGCTTCCAGTCGGTGGAGGAGGGGACGGGGCAGGCCACCTTCGAGGTGCCCCGGGCCCGGGTGGACGTGGAGCGTGAGGAGGATCTCCTGGAGGAGATCGCCCGGGTGTTTGGCTACGACAACATCCCGGCCCGGTTGCCCCGGGGCGTGGCGGAGCTGGCCCCCGAGCCGCCCCAGGCCGAAGCCGAGCGGCGCCTGCGCCAGGCGCTCTCCGGCGCGGGGCTGAACGAGGTGGTGAACTACTCGTTCGTGGCCCCTCGGAACCTGGAGGTGCTGGGAGGCAAGGAAGCGCCCGTGGCGCTCATCAACCCGCTCAGCGTGGAGCAGTCGGTGATGCGCACCAGCCTGCTGCCCGGGCTGCTGGAGAACCTCTCCCGCAGCGTGCGGCACCAGGTGGAGCGCGTGGCCATCCACGAGACGGGCCGGGCCTACTTCCGCGATCCGGAAGGCGGCCAGGGCCAGCGCCCGGCCACCCGCGAGGTGCCTCGTGTGGCCGGACTGGTCTGGGGCCTGCGCTCCGGGCGGAGCTGGACGCAGAAGGACGCCCGGATGGACTTCTACGACGCCAAGGGGGCCGTGGAGGCGGTGCTGCACGGCCTGCGCGTGGTGGGCGCCCGCTTCGAGCCCGCCGAGGCCCCGGCCTGGCATCCACGGGCCTGCGCCCAGGTGGTGCTGGCGGACGGGACGGTGCTCGGTCATGTGGGAGAGCTCCACCCGCGCGTGACGAGAGCCCTGGAGCTGCCCCAGGGGGTGTTCGCCTTCGAGCTGGACACGGCGCCGCTGTACGCCGCGGCCCAGCTCGAGCCCGCCTACCACGCGCTGCCGCGCTTCCCGGCGGTGCTGCGGGACTTGGCCGTGGTGGTGCCCGCGGAGCTGCGCAACGACGAGGTTCGCCGCGTCATCCTCGAGGTGGGCGGGGCCCTGGTGGAGGATGCCCTCATCTTCGACGTGTACACGGGCAAGCCCATCCCCGAGGGGAAGAAGAACCTGGCCTACGCCATCCGCTACCGCTCGCAGGAGCGCACGCTCACCGATGGGGAGGTGGGGGAGGCGCACCAGCGCATCATCGCCGAGGTGAACCAGCGGCTGGGAGGCGCCCTGCGCGCCTGA
- the pheS gene encoding phenylalanine--tRNA ligase subunit alpha produces MRDRLQTLADAARRDITVASEVSAVEALRIRYLGKKGELSGVLGGMGKLPPEERKALGEVANQVKAEIEKLLADALRRAEEAALEAELKGPRLDVTLPGRAVTPGSRHPVSRTMEEIVRTFARLGFEVAVGPEIELDYFNFEALNLPKDHPARDMQDTFYVDEATLGHVRKAESPVLLRTHTSPVQVRHMLGRKPPVRVVVPGRVYRRDSDITHTPMFHQVEGLLVDKDVSFAELKGTLDAFVKAFFGSETRTRFRPSFFPFTEPSAEVDISCTSCGGKGCRVCKMTGWLEVLGSGMVHPNVFTSSGYDPREVTGYAFGMGVERIAMLRYRIDDLRMMFENDARFLEQF; encoded by the coding sequence ATGCGAGACCGCTTGCAGACCCTCGCGGACGCCGCGCGGCGGGACATCACCGTGGCCTCCGAGGTGTCCGCCGTCGAGGCGCTGAGAATCCGCTATCTGGGCAAGAAGGGAGAGTTGTCGGGCGTGCTCGGGGGCATGGGCAAGCTGCCTCCCGAAGAGCGCAAGGCGCTGGGCGAGGTGGCCAACCAGGTCAAGGCGGAGATCGAAAAGCTCCTGGCGGACGCCCTGCGGCGCGCCGAGGAGGCCGCCCTGGAGGCCGAGCTGAAGGGGCCCCGGCTGGATGTGACGCTGCCCGGCCGCGCGGTGACGCCCGGCAGCCGCCACCCGGTGTCGCGGACGATGGAGGAGATCGTCCGGACGTTCGCCCGGCTCGGGTTCGAGGTGGCCGTGGGCCCCGAGATCGAACTGGACTACTTCAACTTCGAGGCGCTCAACCTTCCGAAGGATCACCCTGCCCGGGACATGCAGGACACCTTCTACGTGGACGAGGCCACGCTTGGGCACGTGCGGAAGGCGGAGAGCCCGGTGCTGCTGCGCACCCATACCTCTCCGGTCCAGGTGCGCCACATGCTGGGGCGCAAGCCGCCGGTTCGCGTGGTGGTGCCCGGCCGGGTGTACCGGCGGGACTCGGACATCACCCACACGCCCATGTTCCACCAGGTGGAGGGGCTGCTGGTGGACAAGGACGTGAGCTTCGCGGAGCTGAAGGGCACGCTGGATGCCTTCGTCAAGGCGTTCTTCGGCTCGGAGACGCGCACGCGCTTCCGTCCGTCCTTCTTCCCCTTCACCGAGCCCTCGGCGGAGGTGGACATCTCCTGCACCTCGTGCGGCGGGAAGGGCTGCCGGGTGTGCAAGATGACCGGCTGGCTGGAGGTGCTGGGCAGCGGCATGGTGCACCCCAACGTCTTCACCTCCAGCGGGTACGATCCGCGCGAGGTGACGGGCTATGCCTTCGGCATGGGCGTCGAGCGCATCGCCATGCTGCGCTACCGCATCGACGACCTGCGCATGATGTTCGAGAACGACGCGCGCTTCCTCGAACAGTTCTGA
- the rplT gene encoding 50S ribosomal protein L20 — protein sequence MRVKKGFKARRRRNRILKLAKGYRGRRKNCYKRANQAVERALDYATRDRAVRKRNFRSLWIVRINAAARGVGLSYSKLIAGLAKAKISLDRKVLADLAVADPSGFSAIANIAKAA from the coding sequence ATGCGCGTCAAGAAGGGCTTCAAGGCCCGTCGCCGTCGTAATCGGATTTTGAAGCTGGCCAAGGGCTACCGCGGCCGCCGGAAGAACTGCTACAAGCGCGCCAATCAGGCCGTGGAGCGGGCGCTCGACTACGCCACCCGTGACCGCGCGGTGCGCAAGCGCAACTTCCGCTCGCTGTGGATCGTCCGTATCAACGCGGCCGCCCGCGGCGTGGGGCTGTCCTACTCGAAGCTGATCGCCGGCCTGGCCAAGGCGAAGATCTCCCTGGACCGCAAGGTGCTGGCTGACCTGGCCGTCGCGGATCCTTCGGGCTTTAGCGCCATCGCCAACATCGCGAAGGCGGCCTGA
- the rpmI gene encoding 50S ribosomal protein L35 — translation MPKLKTRSSAKKRLQVKKSGKVKHGKAYGKHLFTHGKTPAQKRRNRGTGHLRDMDAKKVIKEMFPYGAN, via the coding sequence ATGCCCAAGTTGAAGACTCGTAGCAGCGCGAAGAAGCGGTTGCAGGTGAAGAAGAGCGGCAAGGTGAAGCACGGCAAGGCCTACGGCAAGCACCTCTTCACCCACGGGAAGACCCCTGCCCAGAAGCGGCGCAACCGCGGAACGGGTCACCTTCGCGACATGGATGCCAAGAAGGTCATCAAGGAGATGTTCCCCTACGGGGCGAACTAG
- the infC gene encoding translation initiation factor IF-3: MEDVPIVRDQRTNRRIRAREVRVVGAAGEQLGVLSIEAALERAQSEGFDLVEVNPMAKPPVCKIMDYGKFKYEEKKKASEAKKKQVVVHLKEVKLRPKTEEHDYEFKVRNVKRFLEEGNKAKVTIVFRGREITHKELGSAILDDVNKDLKEVAVVEQAPRMEGRQMFMILAPNPKVAQRARDLARQQAEAQAKAEAQALKKQEGGGKVEGGKPEGGKDEARPASKPAEALVASAVPPMGQAAGAAAPGGTK, translated from the coding sequence TTGGAGGATGTTCCCATCGTACGCGACCAAAGAACGAATCGCCGAATCCGTGCTCGCGAGGTCCGTGTCGTAGGAGCGGCCGGTGAGCAGCTCGGTGTCCTTTCGATCGAAGCAGCCTTGGAGCGTGCTCAGTCCGAGGGGTTTGACCTGGTCGAGGTCAACCCCATGGCGAAGCCGCCGGTCTGCAAGATCATGGACTACGGCAAGTTCAAGTACGAGGAGAAGAAGAAGGCCTCGGAAGCCAAGAAGAAGCAGGTCGTGGTCCACCTCAAAGAGGTGAAGCTCCGTCCGAAGACGGAAGAGCACGACTACGAGTTCAAGGTTCGCAACGTCAAACGCTTCCTCGAAGAGGGGAACAAGGCCAAGGTTACCATCGTGTTCCGCGGCCGTGAGATCACGCACAAGGAGCTGGGCAGCGCGATCTTGGATGACGTCAACAAGGATTTGAAGGAAGTTGCTGTCGTCGAGCAGGCGCCCCGGATGGAAGGGCGCCAGATGTTCATGATCCTCGCCCCCAATCCGAAGGTGGCGCAGCGGGCCCGGGATCTGGCAAGACAGCAGGCGGAGGCGCAGGCCAAGGCCGAGGCCCAGGCGCTGAAGAAGCAAGAAGGGGGCGGGAAGGTCGAAGGGGGCAAGCCGGAGGGCGGCAAGGACGAAGCCCGGCCGGCGAGCAAGCCCGCGGAGGCGCTGGTGGCCTCGGCGGTCCCCCCCATGGGGCAGGCGGCCGGGGCTGCGGCACCGGGCGGAACGAAGTAG
- the thrS gene encoding threonine--tRNA ligase, whose product MSDIITVTLPDGTQKQTARGTSIADFVREGIGAGLAKAALFARVNGQDMDLARPLTEDAKLQIFTTKNAEALELIRHDAAHLVASAVQRLFPGTQVTIGPATEEGFYYDFFREKPFTPEDLEKIEAEANAEIARNQPFVRKEVSMDEAVRLFEEKGEKFKVEIIQDIAAKGAKTLTLYSHGDWVDFCLGPHGPSTGRVGVIKILSSSGAYWRGDHRNPMLQRIYGTAFLDKKALQEYLTRIEESKKRDHRKLGKELDLFHIHPYAPGSAFWSPKGTTLYQTLSQWMRRLTADAGYVEIKTPLMYNKALWETSGHWGKYKENMFLVLDNESGEHDFSLKPMNCPSHHLYFGFKRHSYRDLPLRLHTQDVLHRNEAAGSLGGLTRVRQFSQDDAHIYCTDDQVGDEVRRFVKLLDHVYNAVGLKYSAKFSTRPEQRLGEDALWDRAETALEGVLKTLEVPYEVKPGEGAFYGPKIDFDVSDSIGRKWQLGTMQLDYLAAQRFDLKYIGEDNAEHRPVVLHRAIFGSFERFIAILIEHYAGAFPAWLAPIQAVLVTVADRQLEYARKVRDDLRAKGFRVELDERGQSLNAKIREWQIQKLPFTLVIGDNEVESGSVAPRRYGGEDLKSMKLEDFEALLRKEATLP is encoded by the coding sequence ATGTCCGACATCATCACGGTGACGCTCCCCGATGGCACTCAGAAGCAGACGGCCCGGGGCACCAGCATCGCGGACTTCGTGCGGGAGGGGATTGGCGCAGGCCTGGCCAAGGCGGCCCTCTTCGCGCGCGTCAACGGCCAGGACATGGACCTGGCCCGTCCGCTGACCGAGGACGCGAAGCTCCAGATCTTCACCACGAAGAACGCCGAGGCGCTGGAGCTCATCCGCCACGACGCCGCGCACCTGGTGGCCAGCGCCGTGCAGCGCCTGTTTCCGGGCACCCAGGTGACGATCGGCCCCGCGACGGAGGAGGGCTTCTACTACGACTTCTTCCGCGAGAAGCCCTTCACCCCCGAGGACCTGGAGAAGATCGAGGCCGAGGCCAACGCCGAGATCGCCCGCAACCAGCCCTTCGTCCGCAAGGAAGTCTCCATGGACGAGGCGGTGCGCCTCTTCGAGGAGAAGGGCGAGAAGTTCAAGGTCGAGATCATCCAGGACATCGCGGCCAAGGGCGCCAAGACGCTGACGCTCTACAGCCACGGGGACTGGGTGGACTTCTGCTTGGGGCCCCACGGCCCGAGCACCGGCCGCGTGGGCGTCATCAAGATCCTGTCCTCCAGCGGAGCCTACTGGCGCGGGGATCACCGCAACCCGATGCTCCAGCGCATCTACGGCACGGCCTTCTTGGACAAGAAGGCCCTGCAGGAGTACCTGACGCGCATCGAGGAGTCGAAGAAGCGCGACCACCGCAAGCTGGGCAAGGAACTGGACCTGTTCCACATCCACCCGTACGCGCCGGGCTCCGCGTTCTGGTCTCCCAAGGGCACCACGCTCTACCAGACGCTGTCGCAGTGGATGCGGCGGCTCACGGCCGATGCCGGATACGTCGAGATCAAGACCCCGCTGATGTACAACAAGGCGCTCTGGGAGACGAGCGGCCACTGGGGCAAGTACAAGGAGAACATGTTCCTGGTGCTCGACAACGAGTCCGGCGAGCACGACTTCTCCCTCAAGCCGATGAACTGCCCGTCGCACCACCTGTACTTCGGGTTCAAGCGGCACAGCTACCGGGACCTGCCGCTGCGGCTGCACACCCAGGACGTGCTCCACCGCAACGAGGCGGCGGGCTCGCTCGGCGGCCTCACCCGCGTGCGGCAGTTCTCCCAAGACGACGCGCACATCTACTGCACGGACGATCAGGTGGGCGATGAGGTCCGCCGCTTCGTGAAGCTGCTGGACCACGTCTACAACGCGGTGGGCCTGAAGTACTCGGCCAAGTTCTCCACCCGGCCGGAGCAGCGCCTGGGCGAGGACGCGCTCTGGGACCGGGCGGAGACGGCGCTGGAGGGCGTGCTCAAGACGCTCGAGGTGCCCTACGAGGTGAAGCCCGGGGAAGGGGCCTTCTACGGCCCGAAGATCGACTTCGACGTGTCCGACAGCATCGGCCGCAAGTGGCAGCTGGGCACCATGCAGCTCGACTACCTGGCCGCCCAGCGCTTCGACCTGAAGTACATCGGCGAGGACAACGCCGAGCACCGCCCGGTGGTCCTCCACCGCGCCATCTTCGGCTCATTCGAGCGCTTCATCGCCATCCTGATCGAGCACTACGCGGGGGCCTTCCCCGCGTGGCTCGCGCCCATCCAGGCGGTGCTGGTGACCGTGGCGGACCGCCAGCTGGAGTATGCCCGGAAGGTTCGGGACGATCTGCGCGCCAAGGGCTTCCGGGTGGAGCTGGACGAGCGCGGCCAGTCCCTGAATGCCAAGATTCGCGAGTGGCAGATCCAGAAGCTGCCGTTCACCCTGGTCATTGGCGACAACGAGGTCGAATCCGGGAGCGTGGCCCCGCGGCGCTACGGGGGAGAGGACCTCAAGAGCATGAAGCTGGAGGACTTCGAGGCCCTCCTGCGCAAGGAAGCGACGCTTCCTTGA
- a CDS encoding uracil-DNA glycosylase yields the protein MTPLEALQEEITGCRACPRLVAWREEVAQVKRRAFLDWNYWGRAVPGFGDPRARLLIVGLAPAAHGANRTGRFFTGDRSGDFLMAGLYRAGFANQPLSQHQGDGLKLLGAYITAAARCAPPENKPQPDELARCAPFIDRELALLPTRVFLALGAIAWNATLTVLARTGVVFPKPRPVFAHGAELALPGGRTLVGCYHVSQQNTQTGLLTPAMFDAVMVRIRSLLEAGPT from the coding sequence GTGACGCCGCTCGAAGCACTGCAGGAGGAAATCACCGGGTGCCGGGCGTGCCCCCGGCTGGTGGCCTGGCGGGAGGAAGTGGCGCAGGTGAAGCGCCGGGCGTTCCTGGACTGGAACTACTGGGGCCGGGCGGTTCCAGGCTTCGGGGATCCCCGGGCCCGGTTGCTCATCGTGGGGTTGGCTCCGGCGGCCCACGGCGCCAACCGGACGGGCCGGTTCTTCACCGGGGACCGCTCGGGCGACTTCCTCATGGCGGGCCTGTACCGGGCGGGGTTCGCGAACCAGCCCCTGAGCCAGCACCAGGGGGACGGCTTGAAGCTGCTCGGGGCCTACATCACCGCGGCGGCCCGCTGTGCCCCGCCCGAGAACAAGCCCCAGCCGGACGAGCTGGCCCGCTGTGCCCCCTTCATTGACCGGGAGCTGGCCCTCCTGCCCACGCGGGTGTTCCTGGCGCTGGGGGCCATTGCGTGGAACGCCACCCTGACCGTCCTGGCGCGCACCGGGGTGGTCTTCCCCAAACCCCGGCCGGTTTTCGCCCACGGGGCGGAGCTGGCGCTGCCGGGCGGCCGCACCCTCGTGGGCTGCTACCACGTCAGCCAGCAGAACACGCAGACGGGGCTGCTCACCCCGGCCATGTTCGACGCCGTGATGGTCCGGATCCGGAGCTTGCTGGAGGCCGGGCCCACCTGA
- a CDS encoding PEGA domain-containing protein, whose translation MGLREASGGMLVLGMLACAARPEEPGTLAQARKLMRDSGSQKGNVILKCDLPEAEVVLDGVTQGICSDFQGSPRGLQVGQGLHHIEVRRDGYWPYTTYLEPQGARTTLNVRLQPKAGPAP comes from the coding sequence ATGGGACTTCGGGAAGCCAGCGGAGGCATGCTTGTCCTGGGGATGCTGGCCTGTGCCGCCCGCCCGGAGGAACCGGGGACACTGGCCCAGGCCCGGAAGCTGATGCGCGATTCCGGGTCCCAGAAGGGAAACGTCATCTTGAAGTGCGATCTGCCGGAGGCGGAGGTCGTGCTCGATGGCGTCACCCAGGGGATTTGCAGCGACTTCCAGGGCTCTCCCCGGGGGCTGCAGGTCGGGCAGGGGTTGCACCACATCGAGGTGCGCAGGGACGGCTACTGGCCGTACACCACGTACCTGGAACCCCAGGGGGCACGAACCACCCTGAACGTCCGGCTTCAGCCCAAGGCAGGACCGGCGCCCTGA
- a CDS encoding PilZ domain-containing protein: MREQRKSKRAPIDIYLNKYMGGVPYMTRASDISQEGLSLAQLIEPSHHAKRVGLQFQLPGSEEVIYAEGEVVREWAELNRSQHECSGVRFTLLTERHRKMIDAYVSQREDRGN, from the coding sequence ATGCGCGAGCAGCGGAAGTCGAAGCGGGCCCCCATCGACATCTACCTGAACAAGTACATGGGAGGCGTGCCCTACATGACCCGGGCCTCCGATATCAGCCAGGAGGGGCTGAGCCTCGCGCAGCTCATCGAGCCGAGCCACCATGCCAAGCGGGTGGGGCTCCAGTTCCAGCTTCCGGGTTCCGAGGAAGTCATCTACGCCGAGGGTGAAGTGGTCCGCGAGTGGGCCGAGCTGAACCGCTCCCAGCACGAGTGCTCCGGGGTGCGGTTCACGCTGCTGACCGAGCGGCACCGCAAGATGATCGACGCCTACGTGAGCCAGCGGGAAGACCGGGGGAACTGA
- a CDS encoding FKBP-type peptidyl-prolyl cis-trans isomerase, giving the protein MKWTMLATVAAGLLASGAQAQGTPKAQPPAPALESEDAKTIYAFGYNMGKGLGSFALSAAEFEIFQRAIAEGNAGTAPAVDIDQYAPKMQTLARARQAKAGEVFLEKAAQEKGAVKLPSGVIYKELQAGSGPSPKATDTVSVHYRGTLPSGEEFDSSIRRNQPAEFPLNGVIKCWTEGVQKMKVGTKAKLTCPPKTAYAERPPTGSKIPPNAVLAFEVELLSIPGDTSRR; this is encoded by the coding sequence ATGAAATGGACGATGTTGGCGACGGTGGCCGCGGGCCTGCTGGCCTCCGGGGCCCAGGCCCAGGGCACCCCCAAGGCCCAGCCCCCTGCCCCGGCGCTCGAGTCGGAGGACGCGAAGACCATCTACGCGTTCGGGTACAACATGGGCAAAGGGCTCGGGAGCTTCGCCCTGTCGGCGGCTGAATTCGAAATCTTCCAGCGCGCCATCGCCGAGGGAAACGCGGGAACGGCCCCCGCCGTGGACATCGATCAGTACGCGCCGAAGATGCAGACGCTGGCGCGGGCCCGCCAGGCCAAGGCCGGCGAGGTGTTCCTGGAGAAGGCAGCCCAGGAGAAGGGCGCCGTGAAGCTCCCCTCGGGGGTCATCTACAAGGAGCTGCAGGCGGGCTCCGGCCCCAGCCCCAAGGCCACCGACACCGTGAGCGTCCATTACCGGGGCACGCTCCCGAGCGGCGAGGAGTTCGACAGCTCGATCCGGCGCAACCAGCCCGCCGAGTTCCCCCTCAACGGGGTCATCAAGTGCTGGACCGAGGGCGTCCAGAAGATGAAGGTGGGCACGAAGGCGAAGCTCACGTGCCCCCCGAAGACGGCCTACGCCGAGCGGCCCCCCACCGGCTCGAAGATTCCCCCGAACGCCGTGCTGGCGTTCGAGGTGGAGCTGCTCAGCATCCCGGGCGATACCTCCCGGCGGTAG
- a CDS encoding cold-shock protein, protein MATGTVKWFNDAKGFGFITQDGGGEDVFCHHSAINMDGFRTLQEGQKVEFEVTRGPKGLQAQNVRSV, encoded by the coding sequence ATGGCTACGGGTACCGTGAAGTGGTTCAATGATGCGAAGGGCTTCGGTTTCATCACTCAGGACGGTGGGGGCGAGGACGTGTTCTGCCACCACTCCGCCATCAACATGGATGGCTTCCGCACCCTTCAAGAGGGGCAGAAGGTCGAGTTCGAAGTGACCCGTGGACCCAAGGGTCTGCAAGCCCAGAACGTGCGTTCAGTCTGA